The nucleotide sequence TTTAGGAACCTTGTTAAAGACGATGGTAAAAGGTATGCCTTTCCCTGCGGCAATATTTAAATTGACAAGATTTTCTCCCAGTTCGTTACTCATGACATCGCGAATTTCTTTGAAGCTTAACTTCTTGAGACTGCTATCTTTTATGGGGTTACCACAATAAGCGGATTGACTTTGCAGTATCTCCCCGTTGGCACCGAAAATCGTTCCTTTAACCAGAACGGAAGATCTTAATCCTTTAAATTCGTTGACGGCTTCGCCGCGAATGACGAACAAATCACCCTCTTGACTATTGACTATATAACTGCCACTTAACTTGGTCAGGTCAATTTGACCACTTGTTTCTACCCGTGTTTGATTTTCTATAAACCTGTTAACGATATTACTATATGTTTTCTGGATCTGTTCACGATTCATGATGCCGTAGGTTACTGCCAAGCCGAGAAGTATAAAGGTGATAAACTTCACTGCGAGACGGTTGGTACCTTTCTTCTTCGGGTGTATACGGGGACGTAATGGCCTGCTTTGGCGTTGAGGCTTCTCCTGGCGGTCCTTCGCGAGAGAAGGAGACGAGGCATCTTCTTCTCGGGGAGGGAGTATCGCCTCAACAGGCGCCGGTGCCGTCACGTTTCCTGTTGAGAGTTCAATCGTTGCGTCACTTTCAGCAGTCTCTGTACTCTTGTTTTCCTCTGTGTTGACGGATGGAGTGACGTCATCGAAAGAGAAACTGCTGAAATCAAAGTCAGTGTCCTGTGGCGCAGACTCTTTATTCTCGAATTGTTCAGGTGCAGTGGTAGTGAGAGGGGATTTATCCGGCTCATCCCAGGACATATCAGCAAGATTATCTTCCCCGGAAAAAGTGAAATCACCATCCGTTGCAACGGCGTTGAACGGGTTCAGATCTTGAGATGCGGTGGGAGTCGTCGAGAAGAAGTCAGCTGCAAAATCGTTATGACTCTCTCTCGACAAAGATTGATCATCGGTCGCTTCGGCAATTTGATAAGTTTGATCTGACCCGCTTTCAGCGAATGCATCAGTAAAAGAGATTGCTGTCTCACCGGCTAATCCGCTTTTGTTTTCTTCTCCGCTATCTACCGTAAAGACCGGGGCCTCAATATCGTCGAAATTGATAGCATCAAGGTCTGACGCGCCGGTTTCGTCAGTGAATCCATCTGAAAAGATGTTGTCCACAGCAGCCTGATTCCAATCATCATCTTCGTCCGCAGGGACGTCTACAGCAAAGGAGGGCATTCCTGCCGCGAAAGGAGTGGCGTCTGTCCCTGAAAATAAGGCGTCATCAACCTCTTCCTGGTGCTTGGCGACAACAGAGGGGACCGGTTCAGAATGGGAGACAGTCATAACCGGCAAGGCCAAGGTGGGAGGACTTTCCGGAAAGACGGTGAAGACTTCCCGGCATTTGGTACAACGAACTTTGGTACCGCTCTCTTTGACCTTGTCATCTGCCAGTTTGAAGCGTGCGTGGCAACTGGAGCACTCTATGACCACAGGGGGTCTCCTTGGCTGTTTTTAAATGGCATTAACCCAACAGATAGATATCCGGTAATTGTCGATATTGCTCATTGAAATCGAGTCCATAGCCGACAATAAAACCGGATGACATGGAAATTCCGACATAATCCGGTTGGATCGATCCTTCTCTCTGACAAGTCTTTTCAATCAAGGTACAGATCTTTAAAGAACGTGGATTCTTCAGCATCAACTTGGTGTAAAGTGTATCAAGGGTCAAGCCGCTGTCGACAATATCTTCAATAATCAATAGATCCTTACCCTGTACAGGTAGTTCGATGTCCTTGCGAAGTTCAACGATGCCTGAGGACTGCGTCTCGGTACCATAGCTCGCCAAACGCATGAAATCGATGGTCACTGGTACGGTCAGTTGTCTTACAATGTCTGCAATAAAGACAAAGGAACCTTTCAAGATGCCGACGACAAGGATTTCGCAGCCAGCATAATCACGATTAATTTCATCCGCCAGACGCGACACTTCGCTGGCAATCATTTCCTGTGAATACAGGAGGGAGAGCTTAGCCTCACTCATTGCAAAGAAAATCCATTTCGTTAAAATACAGAAGGATATTAAATAGCAAAGTGAAGCTGTCCTGTCAATTTTTCACTTCTTTTGTAGTGAAATCAATTTGACAGTTCATGCAAGGCTAATTCAGTAATATTTTGTAAAGATTTGTTTGCACCCCTATTGTTGAAAATGAAAAATTTCGATTGCCATCCCCTTCGGGATAAGCTATAAAAAACAACTTTCCGCGCGGTTAGCTCAGCTGGATAGAGTATCGGCCTCCGAAGCCGAGGGTCGTGAGTTCGAATCTCGCACCGCGCACCAATAAAATTAAGGGTTTACAGCTTGGGCTGTAAACCCTTTTTGCTTTTGTCTTGAGACAGATATGATTATTTATCCAGACATGAGCGTTTTTCTTACCGTGCATGATCCTTTCCCCTTGACCTTACTCTCTTCCCGTTTCGAGCATTGTATTCATAGAGGTCACGGGAGTACTCGCGATCGAGGTGCGACACATAATCGTGCTGGCGATAGTCCCGGATCCGTTCAATCCGGTGCTGACGCAACCCAACCGGCAGCTCCCGGTAGCTTATTGCAATCCAGGGGCCGCGACGACTGTTGGCCCTGAGCCAGCGCCCATCGTTGAAGAGATAATAGTTCCTATCGATATAACAAAGTTCATAGGGGACCCCGACTGCCACATAGAAACCGAGTTCGTCCGGATAGATGAAACGGACGTCTTCGCGCTGGTAATAGACCGGTGCCGGAACATGGCGGACCGGAGTTGGTGGACGATAGATTTCCTCGCGAATGATAACCGGACGGAAGGGGTCAAGGTTGATGTTGAGGTTGACCTTGACGTTGCCGGCCTCTGCGGAGATTCCTCCGAAGATTGCGGCGATAGCGACGATAGAGATGATAGAGATGATCAGGCGTGCGTTCATGGCTTTTCTCCTTTCGCTGGCGCTGAATTTTTTACAGCAGTTGCGACAAGAATTACCACGCTGATTTCCTTTTGAATACAGACATACATAGCAATGCTGTCAGATGTCTGGTCGATGTCGGGTTCTGCTACAGTCAATTCAAATGGTTAGAGGTTCTTTGCCCTCTGCGCAGGAACGGGGTAAATAATTATCCGGTGTTGCGTAATCCCGCTGCAATTCCGCTGATGGTCGCAGCAAGGACGTAGTCAAGTTCAGCACTCTCTTTGCCGGCGCGTTTGCGGCGCAACAGCTCGATCTGGATATAGCAGAGCGGGTCGACGTAAGGGGCGCGTAACTGCAGCGAGCGTGCCTGGGCGGGATTGTTTTCGAGAAGGTGGTTCTGTCCGGTGATTTGCAGAATCATGCCTTTGGTCCGTTCGAATTCGTCGGTGATCAAAGCAAAAACCCGCTCGCGCAGAGCGATGTCGGGGACGAGTTCACTGTAGAGGCGGGCGAGGGGGAGATCGACCTTAGCCAACGTCAGCTCAACGTTGCGGATGAGATCGGAGAAGAAGGGGAAGGCCTGCATCATCTCGGGCAAGAGCTTCGCTTCGGCCGTGCCGCGCCCGGCAAAGGACTGCAAGGCGCTGCCAACGCCGTACCAACCCGGCAGGCCGTGGCGGCTCTGGATCCAACCGAAGACCCAGGGGATGGCGCGCAGGTCGGCGATGGCGCTGCTGCTCACGCGTCGGGCAGGGCGCGAGCCAATACGGGCGAGATCGAATTCGCGCACAGGCGTTGCCGCTTCGAAATAGAACGGGATATCAGTGTTGTTGGCGATGTCACGATGATAACAGTCGTAAGCGGTTGCTGAAAGAGCATCGAGGGCTTCTTCCCAGGCCGGAAGGGGAGACGTGCCGCACCCCGGTCCGGTCAAGAGGGCCTCTAGTGCCGCCGCTGCCATCAATTCGAGGTTGCGGCAGGCGAGGGTTGGATCCGGGTATTTGAAGCTGATGACCTCCCCTTGCTCGGTGAGCTTGAAGCTGCCGCTGAAGGCGCCGCAGGGTTGGGCGAGGAGGGCGCGGTGGGTTGGACCGCCGCCCCGGCCGACCGTGCCGCCGCGGCCGTGGAAAATGGTCAGGGTCACGCCGCATTCGCCGGCGACCTCATGCAGAACGCGCTGGCAGCGATAAAGCTCCCATAAACTGGTGAGCATGCCTCCGTCCTTGTTCGAGTCCGAATAACCGATCATCACCTCTTGGCGCCATCCCCAACTCTGCAGATAAGGTTGGTACTCGGGGTCACTCCAAAGGGTTCGGCAGATGGCCGGTGCATGGCGGAGATCATCGATCGATTCAAAGAGGGGAACGGGCATCAGTCCGGGGTCGGATCCTTGAGGCGTGCCAACGACTTTGATGCCGCCGAGTTCGAGGAGCCAAATCAGCTGCAGAACATCCGCTGCCGAACTCGCGCCGCTGATGACATAGCTGCGCAGCGCGGCGGGTGGATAGTCAGCTTTGAGCCGGGCCAGGGAGCGGATTGTTTCAAGAAGTTCGGTCGTAGCGCTTGACACCGGGGGGAGATGTTTTCCTGCCGATTTAGCGGCGGAGAGTTCAGCCATGGCTTGATTATGAACCTTGGCGTGTTGGCGGATATCAAGAGTATGCAGGTGCAGGCCGCAACTCTGCACCTGACGGAGCAGTGGTGCTATCAGGGCGGCGCCAAGCCTGGCGCCTTTGCGGGCAAGGAGGGAGCGCCGCAGTTCTTGCAGTTCATTGATCAGTTCGTTTGCATCGGCATAAGCCCCCTCTACGGTTGGAGCCAGCAGGGTCTGACGCAGGCGGTAGCGAATGATACTGACGAAGCGCCGGTGTAGTTCGCCCTCAGGGAGATTCTCGACCTCACTGTGGACTGCAGGGAAGCGCTGCAACTGGCGGGACAGGGTTTCACTAAACTCCGGATCAACGCCGAGACGGAAGGTCGAAGAGGTGAGGAGGTCGCGCAGTTCTTCTGTCTGCCGTAGATAATCACCGAGGATCAGTTCGCGGGCACCCTGCAGTGCCGCGCGGGTCATCTCCGGAGAAACAAAGGGGTTGCCGTCACGGTCGCCGCCGATCCACGAGCCGAAGCGAATCATCGTCGGCAGGTCAGAAGCTGTCACTGACAGGCCATAGACCGCTTCGAGATCGCTGGCCAGTTCGACGTAAAAGGGGGGGAGGGCGGGGAGGAGGGCCACCGGGTAATGGTCGAGCCCCATGATGATTTCATCCTTGACCGTCGGCTTGCGCCTGCGCACTTCGTCCGACTGCCAAAGAGCGGTAATCTCGGCCAGGATCGTTTCCTGCGCCGCCGCGACTTCGGTATCCGTGAGGGGAAGGTGGTCGAGGCCCGCCAGGACGGCAGCGATGCGGCGGCGCTTACGCAACACTACCCGGCGCGCCACCTCGGTCGGATGGGCGGTAAAGACCGGTACCAGCTCAAGCTGCGCCAGAGCGGCCAGCACCGCATCGGCGCTGATCCCGGCATCGCGCAGCCGCAACAGCGTTCCGCGCATGCTCCCCCCTTTGGGCGGTACAGTACCGAGACCGCCGGCGCGCAGCCGGCGTTTGCGTTCGTTGCTTTCGGCAAGATTGGTCAGTTCAAAGAAGTTGGCAAAGGCCTTGACGATGTTGTGGGTCTCTTCCAGCGAGAGGCAGCTGACCGTGGCGCGGGCGCGCTCCTGTAAGGGACGGGGGACTGTGTCGGCAGCGACTGTCCGCCGGTCGGCGATGACCAGTTCCCGCAACGTCTCTTCCAGAGCAAAGGTCGCTTCGCCCGCCTGTTCACGGATGACCATACCGAGGAGCATGCCGAGAGAACGCACATCACGCCGCAACGGCCGATCGCGTTCCGCTTCTTGATTACCACACAGTTCCGCCAGTCGCTGTGGTTGATCGTCGCTCTGCCAAAAAAGTTCCATGTCACATCCTCCTTTTTATTCACTTGTAAAAGAGTATCACAGCTAGGAGGGGTGCCGCTTACCACGTCCTGTTTTCGTAACGGGTTTTTTACTAATAGGCACATAAAAGGGACCGGCGTAGCCGATCCCTTTTATGTCTGTAGATCGTTTTTTGAAATCATTTCTGATCTTAAGCGATCAGGTCTTCGACCGTGGCATCAGGTGCGTTCTTTTTTACCGACGCAATGCCATTGTCCATGGAAGCTTTGGAGGAATAATACTCACTTCGTCCAATTTCCTGACCGTTTGTCGCATTCAAAACAAAATATGGCTCACCCTTAGCGTTCACCCTGCTTTCAAATGCACCTTCACGGAGCGCGTTCTTTCGCACGGACTCAATTCCGTTCTCTGCACTGGATTTCTGCTTGTAGAGTTCACTCGTCAAGATGACCTGGCCATTAGTTGCCTTGAGGTTAAACATGAATTGCCCGTCTTTTGCTTTTTTCAATTCGAATTTACCTGCCATGTTTGATCTCCTCTCGATGTCAAAGTCAATAACCTTTTAAAAAGATAAATAATAATTATCAGTTGTCAACAACAGCAGAAAACATCACGGCTTTTTTGACTGCATCTGAATCAGGCTCTGTCCAGACAATATTCCGGGTATCAACCCATAGACTTCCGGGCATACTTACGGGAAAGAGGATAACCCTGAAGAAAACCGGGGTATCCGTGCCATTACTGGCTATCCTCCCGACATCGAATTCATCAATCCAGTAAAGATACCCTTCGCTGAGGAAGAGCTGACGACCTGTTGAGTAATTTCTTTGAATAAGTGTCGTCCCTGCGCCGCCGGTAGCAGGCACGCGCGAAATTGCGCCGTCAAGCTGGGCAAGGTAGAGATGACCTCCATCCGTGACAAAGTCGCTTAACGTGGCACCAAAAGTGACAAGTATCGGCATACCACCGGCTATCGGCACTTTTTTAATCGTTGGTCCATTTTCCAGCCAGAAGACAAAACCGCCCGCCACCCGGATGGGCCCAATCTCCGAGAACATGGGCGTACCAGACAGGAGTAATGAGGCACCACCTGTGACGGGAACCCGATAGAGCCCGCCGGTTCTCTGGATCCAGTAGAGATAGGTGCCATCACTGGCAATGACGGAAATCTCTTCACCGCCGTACACCACGGTTTCAAGTCCGCTTCCGTCGGTCGAAACCTTTTTGACCCGCCAGCCGTCGGCAATGAAGACAAAGCCACCTCCCACGGCGATCTCCGGAGCATCAGTGCGAAGTCCATCGACGACTGCGGTCACTGATCCCCCTTCCTGTGGAATGGCGGCAATCCGGCCAAAGTCTTCGATAACGCCAATATCCCCCCTTCATTCCAGTAAAGCAGATGATTCGCGATGACCAGTTCCCGGGGCGCATCCCCGCCCTGGTGGAGGATTGTCGCGGTTCCCCCTGTGCTCGGGAGCGTTTTGATTCGACCGGTCTCACCATGCGCCGGACCGGTTGTTTCTGACCAGAAGAGCTGCCCGGAGGCAAAGGTCAGGTCAAGAGGAGTATCTTCTGTGTCAGACAATTTAGAAACAGCCCCACCGCTACGTGCGACCTGGTTCAGTGCATTGCCATCGACCCAGAAGACGTTGTCGGCATCGACGGTCATGGCGACGGGCGAATCATCTTCCGCCATGGTTGCGAGGACGGTGATCGCGCCACCGGTCACGGCGACCTTCATAATCCGGTAGGAATCGAAGAAGTTGCTATCGCCAAAGAAGACCTCGGAGCCGTCAACGACCAGCCCTCCCCGGGGAAACCTGGATCCCGGGATCAACGGTTCCGGCGGGGCGGTGATCAGTCCATTCAGGGCGCCATTAACCAGCGTCTCCGGGGTGCCGCCTTTCCTGGCGATGCGCCGCACCGCACTCCCTTCCAAGCCGTCGGGGAGGGTGATCGGGCCGATGCCCTCTTCGATCCAATACAGCTAATCGTCACGGTGTTGGTATAGTTCAACGGTTGAGCAATATCCGTTGCCGTTGAGACTCCTCGGAATTGCCAGGTGTTGCCGACCGCAAAGGGGAAGTAATTACCGGTGTCCCCGGGACCGGTCTGGCCGGGGATGGCCGGATCTTCGGCAAGGTCAGAAGATGAACTACCTCCCCCTCCGCCACAGGCCGATAAACACACGATCAGGGAAATAGCCACCAGTAAGAAGGATGGTCCTGTCACGCCCTTTAGCTTTTGAATATTCATGATCGCCCTCCATCAGTTGCTGCTCATCATCACCATTTTTGTGTCGGGTTAGAGGGATTTTACGGGGCACAGGTTCCGAGATTAACAACACCTGACGCATTGAATACATTGATGCAGTAGTCATTCTGGTTCACACCTAACCAGAGATTTGCATACGAATTGTTACTACCGATGAATTTTATAAGTCCATCATATGTCGCTT is from Deltaproteobacteria bacterium HGW-Deltaproteobacteria-4 and encodes:
- the hpt gene encoding hypoxanthine phosphoribosyltransferase, coding for MSEAKLSLLYSQEMIASEVSRLADEINRDYAGCEILVVGILKGSFVFIADIVRQLTVPVTIDFMRLASYGTETQSSGIVELRKDIELPVQGKDLLIIEDIVDSGLTLDTLYTKLMLKNPRSLKICTLIEKTCQREGSIQPDYVGISMSSGFIVGYGLDFNEQYRQLPDIYLLG
- a CDS encoding phosphoenolpyruvate carboxylase, translated to MELFWQSDDQPQRLAELCGNQEAERDRPLRRDVRSLGMLLGMVIREQAGEATFALEETLRELVIADRRTVAADTVPRPLQERARATVSCLSLEETHNIVKAFANFFELTNLAESNERKRRLRAGGLGTVPPKGGSMRGTLLRLRDAGISADAVLAALAQLELVPVFTAHPTEVARRVVLRKRRRIAAVLAGLDHLPLTDTEVAAAQETILAEITALWQSDEVRRRKPTVKDEIIMGLDHYPVALLPALPPFYVELASDLEAVYGLSVTASDLPTMIRFGSWIGGDRDGNPFVSPEMTRAALQGARELILGDYLRQTEELRDLLTSSTFRLGVDPEFSETLSRQLQRFPAVHSEVENLPEGELHRRFVSIIRYRLRQTLLAPTVEGAYADANELINELQELRRSLLARKGARLGAALIAPLLRQVQSCGLHLHTLDIRQHAKVHNQAMAELSAAKSAGKHLPPVSSATTELLETIRSLARLKADYPPAALRSYVISGASSAADVLQLIWLLELGGIKVVGTPQGSDPGLMPVPLFESIDDLRHAPAICRTLWSDPEYQPYLQSWGWRQEVMIGYSDSNKDGGMLTSLWELYRCQRVLHEVAGECGVTLTIFHGRGGTVGRGGGPTHRALLAQPCGAFSGSFKLTEQGEVISFKYPDPTLACRNLELMAAAALEALLTGPGCGTSPLPAWEEALDALSATAYDCYHRDIANNTDIPFYFEAATPVREFDLARIGSRPARRVSSSAIADLRAIPWVFGWIQSRHGLPGWYGVGSALQSFAGRGTAEAKLLPEMMQAFPFFSDLIRNVELTLAKVDLPLARLYSELVPDIALRERVFALITDEFERTKGMILQITGQNHLLENNPAQARSLQLRAPYVDPLCYIQIELLRRKRAGKESAELDYVLAATISGIAAGLRNTG